Proteins encoded by one window of Erysipelothrix rhusiopathiae:
- a CDS encoding DUF2812 domain-containing protein — protein sequence MKLDKTTFSIIEFKEEVQYLEAKAEEGLMLEQFDGNGYHFCQNEPAKLNFEVAYTIEPMNDDLKKQYLDQGFILICTYTSEKGGTYYYFARPRSNEPIISFNEDRSEVIKMMVHRIERFSGIVIGSLLVFFIYLYLNYRNNLYFIIIGAGGVLAVYTYQLRRKAKTVLEEISK from the coding sequence ATGAAATTAGATAAAACAACATTTTCAATCATTGAATTTAAAGAAGAGGTTCAATACTTAGAGGCTAAGGCGGAAGAAGGCTTGATGCTGGAACAATTTGATGGCAATGGATACCATTTTTGTCAGAATGAACCTGCGAAGTTAAACTTCGAAGTTGCATATACCATTGAACCCATGAATGATGACTTAAAGAAACAATATCTCGATCAAGGGTTTATACTAATCTGTACGTATACCAGTGAGAAAGGTGGCACGTATTACTACTTTGCAAGACCACGTTCAAATGAACCAATTATCTCATTTAACGAAGATCGCAGTGAAGTGATAAAAATGATGGTGCACCGAATTGAACGATTTAGTGGGATTGTTATTGGGTCATTGTTAGTGTTTTTCATCTATTTATACCTAAATTATCGAAATAATCTTTATTTTATAATAATTGGTGCTGGAGGCGTTTTAGCGGTGTATACGTACCAACTTCGTCGCAAAGCAAAAACAGTACTTGAAGAAATTAGTAAATAA
- a CDS encoding LacI family DNA-binding transcriptional regulator, with the protein MATIKDIALKAHVSQATVSRILNEDPTLSVKDETRDEVFRVAKELNYRIKKKNKKADVLMVGIVQWISSNEEEEDPYYYSLRMSVENFCISHKIQIKRYYKENMVDVFLEDDLDGLVCVGKFSHQQANDLERHCPSIVFVDSNPDSHKYSAVVHDLEGATEAAIGHLKEMGHTRIGYIGGREYLGATKIEYVDRRESMFNELMINDPELDYHEDNVYLGKYTAQTGYASVLEALKHEVVPTAFVCASDTIAMGALRALGEMKASIPHQISIVGYNDIASAKFFNPPLTTVALDTKYMGELAAQLLTLMISSKSFIPVKIVCSTKLVVRETVFSVKTLL; encoded by the coding sequence ATGGCTACCATTAAAGATATTGCATTGAAGGCGCATGTAAGTCAGGCAACTGTTTCCAGGATTCTAAATGAAGATCCTACTTTAAGTGTAAAAGATGAAACGCGTGATGAGGTGTTCCGAGTTGCGAAAGAATTGAATTATCGAATTAAGAAAAAGAACAAAAAAGCAGATGTATTGATGGTTGGTATCGTACAATGGATTTCAAGTAATGAAGAAGAAGAGGATCCATACTACTACTCACTTCGAATGAGTGTTGAAAATTTTTGTATCAGCCACAAAATTCAAATCAAGCGTTACTATAAAGAGAACATGGTCGATGTATTTTTAGAAGATGATTTGGATGGATTGGTATGTGTTGGGAAGTTCTCACACCAACAAGCCAATGACCTCGAACGTCATTGTCCGTCAATTGTATTTGTCGATTCGAATCCGGATTCACATAAATATTCTGCCGTTGTCCATGACCTAGAAGGTGCAACAGAAGCGGCTATTGGTCATCTTAAAGAGATGGGACACACACGAATCGGTTATATCGGAGGTCGTGAATATTTAGGTGCTACGAAAATTGAATACGTTGATCGACGTGAAAGTATGTTTAACGAATTAATGATAAATGATCCTGAGCTTGATTATCATGAAGATAATGTTTACTTAGGAAAGTATACGGCTCAAACAGGATATGCAAGTGTTCTTGAAGCCTTGAAGCATGAAGTTGTACCTACAGCTTTTGTTTGCGCAAGTGATACGATTGCGATGGGTGCATTACGTGCACTTGGGGAGATGAAGGCATCAATTCCTCATCAAATTTCAATTGTTGGTTATAACGATATCGCAAGTGCTAAGTTCTTTAATCCACCGCTTACAACGGTTGCTTTGGATACGAAGTATATGGGTGAGTTGGCGGCACAGCTGTTGACACTTATGATCAGTTCGAAGAGTTTTATACCTGTGAAGATTGTCTGTTCTACAAAGTTGGTTGTTAGAGAAACTGTATTTTCAGTAAAAACTTTACTGTAA
- a CDS encoding valine--tRNA ligase, with product MTEKLAKKYAHNEIELNKYNEWIEKGYFTAGDTSKAPYSLVIPPPNVTGKLHLGHAWDNTLQDIIIRYQRLLGKDALYLPGMDHAGIATQAKVEQKMREQGISRYDLGREAFLDKSWEWKDEYAGHIREQWSKLGISVDYSRERFTLDEGLNQAVNKVFVDLYNDGLIFQGYRIINWDVEAQTALSNIEVIHKEVEGNFYTFDYTVVETGETLKVSTTRPETMFGDVCIVVHPDDSRYSHVVGKHAINPANGESLPIITDDYIDIEFGTGVMKCTPAHDPNDFVIGEKYGLEMPICMNPDGTMNELAGKYQGMERFECRKALVADIEADGKLVSIEKHVHQVGHSERTDVIVEPYLSKQWFVKMKPLADEVLAHQQGDDKINFYPERFENTFTRWLDNIEDWCISRQLWWGHRIPAWFHKETEEIYVGLEAPEDIENWRQDEDVLDTWFSSALWPFSTLGWPENTEDLERYYPTNVLVTGYDIIFFWVARMAFQARYFTNSRPFEDVLIHGLIRDQDGRKMSKSLGNGVDPMDVIETYGVDALRYFLTTNSTPGQDMRYMPEKVEASWNFINKIWNASRFVLMHIEDDVYEIDKAQLSQVDRHIIHKFNQTLEEVSRNMDKYEFALVGNTLSRFVWDDFCSWYIELSKSGLQSDDAQVVYATKATLSHMLKNILILLHPFMPFVTEEIYCALPNHLESINIESWPLAVEIETGDLEEVDFMIEAIQAVREVRVSYDVKPSKPLNVSVLDANNSPYVLNEVLTHMFESMAKVTINPLPEDSIIQPIRGGAIRFVQEELVDREALIEKLQKEKQKLESEIIRAEKMLSNEKFIAKAPEAKVLEEREKLEEYRRQLALVLEQLQ from the coding sequence ATGACCGAGAAATTAGCGAAGAAGTATGCTCACAACGAAATTGAATTAAATAAATACAATGAATGGATTGAAAAAGGTTATTTTACTGCAGGGGATACATCAAAAGCACCTTATTCTTTAGTAATCCCACCCCCAAATGTTACTGGAAAATTACATCTTGGCCATGCATGGGATAATACCCTTCAAGATATTATTATTCGCTATCAGCGACTGTTAGGTAAAGATGCACTTTATTTACCTGGGATGGATCACGCAGGAATTGCAACTCAAGCAAAAGTTGAACAGAAAATGCGTGAACAAGGTATTTCACGCTATGATCTTGGTCGTGAAGCATTTTTAGATAAGTCCTGGGAATGGAAAGATGAGTATGCTGGACATATTCGTGAACAATGGTCTAAACTTGGAATTTCTGTGGATTATTCTCGTGAACGGTTCACATTGGATGAAGGATTAAACCAAGCCGTTAATAAGGTATTTGTAGATTTATACAATGATGGGCTAATTTTTCAAGGTTATCGTATTATTAACTGGGATGTGGAAGCACAAACAGCGCTTTCAAATATCGAAGTTATTCATAAAGAGGTAGAGGGAAATTTCTACACATTCGATTATACGGTAGTGGAAACAGGGGAAACGCTGAAAGTGTCTACAACACGTCCAGAAACGATGTTTGGAGATGTTTGTATCGTGGTTCACCCGGATGATAGCCGATACTCACATGTAGTTGGGAAACATGCAATTAACCCTGCAAATGGGGAATCCTTGCCAATTATTACAGATGATTATATCGATATTGAATTTGGTACAGGTGTCATGAAATGTACGCCTGCACATGATCCTAATGACTTTGTGATTGGTGAAAAATATGGCTTAGAGATGCCAATTTGTATGAATCCTGATGGAACCATGAACGAACTAGCAGGAAAATATCAAGGGATGGAACGTTTTGAATGTCGTAAAGCTTTAGTTGCGGATATTGAAGCTGACGGAAAGCTTGTTTCGATTGAAAAACATGTTCATCAAGTTGGGCATTCGGAACGTACGGATGTTATTGTGGAACCGTATCTTTCAAAACAATGGTTTGTAAAGATGAAACCCTTAGCGGATGAAGTGCTTGCTCACCAACAAGGTGATGATAAAATTAATTTTTATCCAGAACGTTTTGAGAATACCTTTACACGCTGGTTAGATAATATTGAAGACTGGTGTATTTCACGTCAATTATGGTGGGGACATCGTATTCCAGCATGGTTCCATAAAGAAACTGAGGAAATTTATGTTGGACTTGAAGCACCAGAAGATATTGAAAATTGGCGTCAAGATGAGGATGTTTTAGATACATGGTTCTCAAGTGCATTATGGCCATTTTCAACACTTGGTTGGCCTGAAAATACGGAAGATTTAGAACGTTATTATCCGACAAATGTTTTAGTAACAGGATATGACATTATTTTCTTCTGGGTTGCTCGTATGGCATTCCAAGCACGTTACTTTACCAATTCACGTCCCTTCGAAGATGTTTTAATCCATGGTTTAATTCGTGATCAAGATGGTCGTAAGATGAGTAAGTCATTGGGAAATGGTGTCGATCCAATGGATGTGATTGAAACGTATGGTGTTGATGCCTTGCGTTATTTCTTAACAACCAATTCAACGCCAGGTCAAGATATGCGTTATATGCCTGAAAAAGTTGAAGCGTCATGGAATTTTATTAATAAAATTTGGAATGCATCCCGTTTTGTATTGATGCATATTGAAGATGATGTTTATGAAATCGATAAGGCCCAACTATCACAAGTAGATCGCCACATTATTCATAAGTTTAACCAAACACTGGAAGAAGTATCCCGTAACATGGATAAATATGAATTTGCACTTGTTGGAAATACTTTATCTCGTTTTGTTTGGGATGATTTCTGCAGTTGGTATATCGAATTAAGTAAGAGTGGACTTCAAAGTGATGATGCACAGGTTGTATATGCAACGAAAGCAACCTTATCCCACATGCTTAAAAATATTCTTATTCTCTTACATCCATTTATGCCATTTGTTACTGAGGAAATCTATTGTGCACTTCCAAATCATTTAGAATCAATCAATATCGAATCATGGCCTTTGGCAGTTGAAATTGAAACCGGAGATCTTGAAGAAGTTGACTTTATGATTGAAGCGATTCAAGCTGTACGGGAAGTTCGTGTAAGTTATGATGTTAAACCGTCGAAACCGCTAAATGTATCCGTTTTAGATGCAAATAACAGTCCTTATGTATTGAATGAAGTACTCACCCATATGTTTGAGTCTATGGCTAAGGTTACAATCAATCCATTGCCAGAAGATAGTATTATACAACCGATTCGTGGTGGTGCCATTCGATTTGTACAAGAAGAACTCGTGGATCGTGAAGCATTAATTGAGAAGCTTCAAAAAGAAAAACAAAAACTTGAAAGCGAGATTATTCGTGCAGAAAAAATGCTCTCAAATGAAAAATTTATTGCGAAAGCGCCTGAAGCAAAAGTACTTGAAGAACGCGAGAAACTTGAAGAATACCGTCGTCAACTAGCACTTGTGTTAGAACAATTACAATAA